In Microbacterium sp. AB, a single genomic region encodes these proteins:
- a CDS encoding glycosyltransferase family 2 protein has product MRVLVVVLNWNGVDDTEECLDALARQTYADADVLVIDNGSEPDDVRRLRARAADGSFRLRLQPENLGFAGGVNAGIRLAQHDGYDAVALLNNDALPEPEWLASLVSAIEASGASIATGLLLRRSDDPEVAGTIDTAGDGLSVWGMPFPRGRGDARADAPARGAVFSASGGASLYRTALFGEIGLFDETFFAYFEDVDVGFRARLAGHEIVYDPAAVAHHRIGATSGRIPGFTVRQTFKNLPVLLVKDVPAGLRRKVCPRFALLLTMMLAKAVVGGTGAHALGGLAAAVRLTLTHALPERRRIQSSRVATAADVDRMLQHDLPPEQHGMRRLLAPFRPLGHAVRRR; this is encoded by the coding sequence GTGCGCGTGCTCGTGGTGGTGCTGAACTGGAACGGCGTCGACGACACGGAGGAATGCCTCGACGCGCTCGCCCGGCAGACGTACGCCGACGCCGACGTGCTCGTGATCGACAACGGCTCGGAGCCCGACGACGTGCGTCGGCTGCGCGCCCGGGCGGCGGACGGATCGTTCCGCCTGCGGCTGCAGCCGGAGAACCTCGGCTTCGCCGGCGGCGTCAACGCGGGCATCCGCCTCGCGCAGCACGACGGCTACGACGCCGTCGCGCTGCTCAACAACGACGCCCTCCCCGAGCCGGAGTGGCTCGCGTCGCTCGTGTCGGCGATCGAGGCCTCGGGCGCCTCGATCGCGACCGGGCTGCTCCTGCGGCGATCGGATGACCCGGAGGTCGCCGGCACGATCGACACGGCGGGCGACGGGCTCAGCGTCTGGGGCATGCCGTTCCCGCGGGGACGAGGGGATGCCCGAGCGGACGCCCCGGCTCGCGGCGCCGTCTTCTCGGCGAGCGGCGGGGCGTCGCTCTATCGCACGGCGCTGTTCGGCGAGATCGGCCTCTTCGACGAGACGTTCTTCGCGTACTTCGAGGATGTCGACGTCGGCTTCCGCGCGCGGCTCGCGGGCCACGAGATCGTGTACGACCCCGCGGCGGTCGCCCATCATCGCATCGGCGCGACGAGCGGGCGCATCCCCGGGTTCACCGTGCGTCAGACGTTCAAGAACCTGCCGGTGCTGCTCGTGAAGGACGTCCCGGCGGGTCTGCGCCGGAAGGTCTGTCCCCGGTTCGCCCTGCTGCTGACGATGATGCTCGCGAAGGCCGTCGTCGGCGGCACGGGAGCGCACGCGCTCGGGGGACTCGCCGCCGCCGTCCGGCTGACGCTCACGCATGCTCTGCCGGAGCGCCGCCGCATCCAGTCGTCGCGCGTCGCGACCGCCGCGGACGTCGACCGGATGCTGCAGCACGACCTGCCGCCCGAGCAGCACGGCATGCGGAGGCTGCTGGCGCCCTTCCGTCCGCTCGGTCACGCCGTCCGGCGACGCTGA
- a CDS encoding endonuclease domain-containing protein: MRTPRPVPDKLGTVFSIAEARAHGLSRSRMLAADLERPFHGVRKRRGVDVNPDPAGVAGREPLREEVERVDALRRLHAYATVMPDHAFAVGPTAALLWAAPLPLGHHDVLHIGVLHPRTPIRRPGIRGVQVQPHLASVVRGETFAATDPASTWASLGPLLGMPDLVAVADFFLRVPRIPGTARLERAPLATRQELEDALSAGRRHGAAMLRQALALARTGSASRPESIVRLLLIDDGLPEPALDSDIFDPTGAFVACGDLVYPEFRVIVEYEGDGHRERRQFERDIERIQRLSEWGWAVIRLTSRHVFATPDECVRRVRTALRRAGAPFA, from the coding sequence ATGCGCACCCCACGCCCCGTCCCCGACAAGCTCGGCACCGTCTTCAGCATCGCGGAAGCGCGTGCCCACGGACTCTCCCGCAGCCGGATGCTGGCCGCCGATCTCGAGCGGCCGTTCCACGGCGTCAGAAAGCGGCGCGGCGTCGACGTCAACCCCGATCCCGCCGGTGTCGCGGGCCGCGAGCCCTTGCGAGAAGAGGTCGAACGCGTCGACGCGCTGCGGCGACTTCACGCCTACGCCACGGTGATGCCCGATCACGCATTCGCCGTCGGCCCGACAGCGGCGCTCCTCTGGGCCGCGCCGCTCCCGCTCGGGCACCACGACGTGCTGCACATCGGCGTCCTCCACCCGCGGACGCCGATCCGGCGCCCTGGCATCCGGGGCGTGCAGGTTCAGCCTCACCTCGCCTCGGTCGTCAGGGGCGAGACGTTCGCCGCCACAGACCCTGCCAGCACCTGGGCGTCGCTCGGCCCCCTCCTCGGCATGCCGGATCTCGTCGCGGTGGCCGACTTCTTCCTCCGGGTGCCACGCATCCCCGGCACCGCCCGGCTCGAACGCGCGCCGCTCGCCACACGTCAGGAGCTCGAGGACGCCCTCTCCGCAGGACGCAGACACGGCGCGGCCATGCTGCGGCAGGCGCTCGCCCTCGCCCGCACCGGCTCCGCGTCACGTCCCGAGAGCATCGTGCGGCTTCTCCTGATCGATGACGGTCTTCCCGAACCGGCCCTCGACAGCGACATCTTCGACCCGACGGGAGCCTTCGTCGCGTGCGGAGATCTCGTCTATCCGGAGTTCCGCGTGATCGTCGAGTACGAAGGCGACGGCCACCGCGAACGCAGGCAGTTCGAGCGCGACATCGAGCGCATCCAACGCCTCAGCGAGTGGGGATGGGCCGTCATCCGGCTGACGTCGCGGCACGTCTTCGCCACGCCCGACGAGTGCGTGAGACGCGTGCGCACCGCCCTGCGCCGTGCAGGGGCGCCGTTCGCGTGA
- a CDS encoding polysaccharide biosynthesis protein has protein sequence MPLARRLLSFSTIPAASALIPFLILPILSRAAGAEAWVAIAVGQSVGGFFALAVSLGLNVVGPTLVSVEPEAGRPELFATGTRARLAVAVPGAALAAAVAALLSPGAEAAAAAVMAVAIASGGLSSSWYLIGLGRPLPLILFELVPRAAATALGAAAILLGGDVIWYPSLLLLAVVGGVFAYAATVMKPLELLRSGWRRSAAFARRHLSAAATETVSGAYTALAVSLVSAGTSAAQAASYVSGDKLFRMGQTVVGAQGNALQGWVVEEERAHVLRRARTALLLHGGLGLLGFAAFALLGPWLTSALFGEEVAMERPTAVLFGVAVLCISLTTSIGRHFLVALGRTRAVFVSVVAGAVVGVPTTLALAASSGSVGGATGLAAAEVVVLLVQLAYAVPALRTARKAA, from the coding sequence ATGCCGCTCGCCCGGCGGCTGCTGAGCTTCTCGACGATCCCCGCGGCGTCGGCGCTCATCCCCTTCCTCATCCTGCCGATCCTGTCCCGTGCGGCCGGCGCCGAGGCATGGGTCGCGATCGCCGTCGGGCAGTCGGTCGGCGGATTCTTCGCGCTGGCGGTGAGCCTCGGTCTCAACGTCGTCGGCCCGACCCTCGTGAGCGTGGAGCCCGAGGCCGGCCGGCCGGAGCTCTTCGCGACCGGGACCCGCGCCCGCCTGGCCGTCGCGGTGCCGGGGGCCGCGCTCGCCGCCGCCGTCGCCGCGCTGCTCTCGCCGGGCGCCGAGGCCGCCGCCGCGGCCGTCATGGCGGTCGCCATCGCCTCCGGCGGGCTCTCGTCGAGCTGGTACCTCATCGGGCTCGGCCGCCCGCTGCCGCTCATCCTCTTCGAGCTCGTGCCTCGCGCCGCCGCGACGGCGCTCGGGGCCGCGGCGATCCTGCTCGGCGGCGACGTGATCTGGTATCCGTCCCTCCTGCTCCTCGCCGTCGTCGGGGGCGTCTTCGCATATGCCGCAACCGTCATGAAGCCGCTCGAGCTTCTCCGCAGCGGATGGCGCCGCTCCGCGGCCTTCGCCCGCAGGCACCTCTCGGCCGCCGCGACGGAGACCGTCAGCGGCGCCTACACGGCGCTCGCCGTCTCCCTCGTCTCCGCCGGGACGTCCGCCGCCCAGGCCGCGTCCTATGTCTCCGGCGACAAGCTCTTCCGGATGGGCCAGACCGTCGTGGGCGCCCAGGGCAACGCGCTGCAGGGCTGGGTCGTCGAGGAGGAACGGGCGCACGTCCTCCGCCGCGCCCGCACGGCCCTCCTGCTTCACGGCGGGCTCGGGCTGCTGGGCTTCGCCGCGTTCGCGCTGCTCGGCCCCTGGCTCACCTCGGCGCTCTTCGGGGAGGAGGTCGCGATGGAGCGGCCCACGGCCGTCCTCTTCGGCGTCGCCGTCCTCTGCATCTCGCTCACGACATCGATCGGCCGGCACTTCCTCGTCGCGCTCGGGAGGACGCGCGCGGTCTTCGTCAGCGTCGTCGCGGGCGCCGTCGTCGGCGTGCCGACGACGCTCGCCCTCGCGGCGTCGTCGGGCTCGGTCGGCGGCGCGACCGGGCTGGCCGCGGCGGAGGTCGTCGTCCTGCTCGTCCAGCTCGCGTACGCCGTCCCGGCGCTGCGCACGGCACGGAAGGCGGCCTGA
- a CDS encoding glycosyltransferase codes for MPHETPTVDVVVPVYGGWDHVEPCLRALVAQTVEANVIVVDDASPDDTPDRIARAFPELTLLRNARNRGFAHTCNRGLAHGDAPYALLVNSDVIAEPTLVAQVVDAFEAGGPQTGSVAPLLLRPDGRVDSLGITADATAAGFVRFHGAGVERADPATPDLLGPYGAAAAYRRRALGEVGLLDEGIFMYGEELDLAFRLRAGGWDAVGLGVPGGVHIGGASAGEGSPRQRHLAGFGRGYLLRAWGVLRTRRALRALAVEAIVCLRRIVLHRDVKSLTGRIAGWRAAAREVRPSFPLDATDASIGVLRSLRMRSGSYWERL; via the coding sequence ATGCCGCACGAGACTCCGACCGTCGACGTGGTCGTGCCCGTCTACGGCGGCTGGGACCATGTCGAGCCCTGCCTGCGGGCGCTCGTCGCGCAGACCGTGGAGGCGAACGTCATCGTCGTCGACGACGCGTCGCCCGACGACACGCCCGATCGCATCGCGCGCGCCTTCCCCGAGCTGACGCTGCTGCGCAACGCGCGCAACCGCGGGTTCGCGCACACGTGCAACCGGGGCCTGGCGCACGGCGATGCGCCGTATGCGCTGCTCGTGAACAGCGACGTGATCGCCGAGCCGACGCTCGTCGCGCAGGTCGTCGACGCGTTCGAGGCCGGCGGTCCGCAGACCGGCAGCGTCGCGCCCCTGCTGCTGCGGCCGGATGGCCGGGTCGACTCGCTCGGGATCACCGCCGACGCGACCGCGGCGGGGTTCGTGCGGTTCCACGGCGCGGGCGTCGAGCGGGCGGACCCGGCGACGCCGGACCTCCTCGGCCCGTACGGCGCCGCCGCCGCGTACCGCAGGCGCGCGCTGGGCGAGGTGGGCCTGCTCGACGAGGGCATCTTCATGTACGGCGAGGAGCTCGACCTCGCCTTCCGCCTGCGGGCCGGCGGATGGGACGCCGTCGGGCTCGGCGTGCCGGGCGGTGTGCACATCGGCGGGGCGTCGGCCGGCGAGGGGTCGCCGCGCCAGCGGCACCTGGCGGGCTTCGGCCGCGGGTACCTCCTGCGGGCGTGGGGCGTCCTGCGTACGCGGCGCGCGCTCCGCGCGCTCGCCGTCGAGGCGATCGTGTGCCTGCGGCGGATCGTCCTGCACCGCGACGTGAAGTCGCTCACAGGACGCATCGCCGGCTGGCGCGCGGCCGCCCGCGAGGTGCGTCCCTCCTTCCCGCTGGATGCGACGGACGCCTCGATCGGCGTGCTCCGCTCGCTGAGGATGCGATCGGGATCGTACTGGGAGCGGCTCTGA
- a CDS encoding glucose-6-phosphate dehydrogenase assembly protein OpcA — protein sequence MIITLDHTTTGEVARRLVRTREEGGAPGLAHVLTLIVSLPSRVDEDIVDTANVVSYEHPMRVIVVVTDPDGDARLDAEIRVGGDAGASEVVILRAYGDATENEISLVTGLLLPDAPVVTWWPHDAPSAPAQAPLGRIAQRRITHSLTSAPIERYAYTPGDTDLAWARLTRWRDQLAAILDQRPGHAVTAVEVTGDPEGSSSNLLTAWLGAALAAPAHLVEHDAQHERIDDDGVHSVRLRHADGDIVLARTSDRFADLSWPGRRTQRLLLPSASLRDKLSEELRQLDPDDVFGSALGAFQAARPGAAVSLPTPPEDDDV from the coding sequence ATGATCATCACCCTCGACCACACCACGACCGGAGAGGTCGCCCGTCGGCTCGTCCGGACCCGCGAAGAAGGGGGCGCGCCGGGCCTCGCGCACGTGCTCACCCTGATCGTCTCCCTTCCATCCCGAGTGGACGAGGACATCGTCGACACGGCCAACGTCGTGTCCTATGAGCACCCGATGCGCGTCATCGTTGTCGTCACGGACCCCGACGGAGACGCACGCCTCGACGCCGAGATCCGCGTCGGAGGCGACGCCGGGGCCAGCGAGGTCGTCATCCTGCGCGCATACGGCGACGCCACGGAAAACGAGATCAGCCTCGTCACCGGGCTGCTGCTGCCGGACGCCCCGGTCGTGACGTGGTGGCCCCACGACGCGCCCAGCGCCCCGGCGCAGGCACCGCTGGGTCGCATCGCTCAACGGCGCATCACCCATTCGCTCACCTCCGCGCCGATCGAGCGCTATGCCTACACCCCGGGCGACACCGACCTGGCCTGGGCGAGACTCACACGGTGGCGGGACCAGCTCGCCGCGATACTCGACCAGAGGCCGGGCCACGCCGTCACGGCCGTCGAGGTGACGGGCGACCCCGAGGGCTCGTCCTCGAATCTCCTGACCGCCTGGCTCGGCGCGGCGCTGGCGGCGCCCGCCCACCTCGTCGAGCACGATGCGCAGCACGAGCGCATCGACGACGACGGGGTGCACTCGGTACGGCTGCGGCACGCCGACGGCGACATCGTCCTGGCCCGGACCTCGGATCGCTTCGCCGATCTGTCCTGGCCGGGCCGACGCACGCAGCGTCTGCTCCTGCCGTCGGCCTCGCTGCGCGACAAGCTCTCCGAGGAGCTGCGTCAGCTGGATCCCGACGATGTCTTCGGCTCCGCCCTCGGCGCCTTCCAGGCGGCGCGTCCGGGCGCCGCCGTTTCCCTGCCCACCCCTCCGGAAGATGACGATGTCTGA
- a CDS encoding acyltransferase family protein: MATTDRIVWIDAARGVCVLAVVLMHTTLSAYLGHLAPGSSTGFWTWFIDAMTPFRIPGLAMLSGLLLARRIRAGWTDRSVRASVASSYWLYAVWLLAFALFAGLVGSYVWTGPIGTGDGVRWDAYLNQLVVPRTLLWYVFALAVWTALLTTLRRVDPALVLVVLAVVSVCSHYVPVLDDNDQYRNVLRYALFFAIGVYGSSWLRDRVGARHLPLIVGALAISLTTGLVILGGGGDPHVEAVLSVPRDAASAVLLLCVTAVVCQARPVGAALAWVGRRTLPVYVLHGILLEALSYIPHWSLVIDRTVVRSLAPLLVTIAIAVVSIALHELVMRTPARVVFELPRPLRRALLRERA; this comes from the coding sequence ATGGCCACGACCGATCGCATCGTGTGGATCGACGCGGCCCGTGGGGTCTGCGTGCTGGCGGTCGTGCTCATGCACACGACGCTGTCGGCGTATCTGGGCCATCTCGCGCCCGGATCCTCGACCGGCTTCTGGACCTGGTTCATCGACGCGATGACGCCGTTCCGCATCCCCGGCCTCGCGATGCTCAGCGGGCTCCTCCTCGCCCGCCGCATCCGGGCCGGATGGACGGACCGGTCCGTGCGCGCCTCTGTCGCGTCGTCGTACTGGCTCTATGCGGTGTGGCTCCTGGCGTTCGCGCTCTTCGCCGGCCTCGTCGGGTCGTACGTCTGGACGGGCCCCATCGGAACGGGCGACGGCGTCCGCTGGGATGCGTACCTCAACCAGCTCGTCGTCCCGCGCACGCTGCTCTGGTACGTCTTCGCGCTCGCCGTCTGGACGGCCCTGCTGACGACCCTGCGCCGCGTCGACCCGGCGCTCGTGCTCGTCGTGCTCGCCGTCGTCTCGGTCTGCAGCCACTACGTCCCCGTGCTCGACGACAACGATCAGTACCGCAACGTGCTGCGCTACGCGCTGTTCTTCGCGATCGGCGTCTACGGCTCGTCCTGGCTGCGCGACCGCGTCGGCGCCCGGCACTTGCCGCTCATCGTCGGGGCCCTCGCGATCTCCCTCACAACCGGCCTCGTCATCCTCGGCGGAGGCGGCGACCCCCACGTCGAGGCCGTCCTGTCGGTTCCGCGGGACGCCGCATCCGCCGTCCTCCTGCTCTGCGTGACCGCCGTCGTGTGCCAGGCGCGTCCCGTGGGCGCGGCCCTCGCCTGGGTCGGACGACGCACCCTTCCCGTCTACGTGCTGCACGGCATCCTGCTCGAGGCGCTGTCGTACATCCCGCACTGGAGCCTCGTCATCGACCGCACGGTCGTCCGGAGCCTCGCGCCCCTGCTCGTCACGATCGCGATCGCCGTCGTCAGCATCGCCCTGCACGAGCTCGTGATGCGCACGCCGGCACGGGTGGTCTTCGAGCTGCCTCGTCCCCTCCGCCGGGCGTTGCTGCGCGAGCGTGCCTGA
- a CDS encoding O-antigen ligase family protein yields MILVAEPSFLDSRTPLEIVLILAAALVGAAFVVFLSFRLPARTLLGVAFVLGVLQFFGPFGFTSLGLLAIAALLPGAAWRFGRDGANLWLWLLIVLAVWQTVSVLWADKLGSAAYGVLLTEALVAVFLIARETIRESPQGLVSALRIASPFVLLQALLVSLFRFFPDLEYAYLTSPIARILTEPGVELIADGSTENVNDVFKAGGLFLNANTASLFLAVVACLYAWAALQRPGRRTFWLFLAVVAVSLDATLGTGSKTPIVAMVALPLLAVFALVAVRRPLVALVVGVAGAAAAVGGIALIAAVRPRLLDETIRTLDERRRLWDVVLAQVPEHWFTGLGFGNWRLTIAEEWRMTFPGRGLQLFPPHNLFSQAWADAGLVALLLTVALSLGPIVAVLRRIWRHRDDRLLSRGSLELLVVFVGVSWVLTHGMLDTTTFLGDNHLVPFFGAIVAVAFSERLGRRQDERVDSPPAVVSQAA; encoded by the coding sequence GTGATCCTCGTGGCGGAGCCGTCGTTCCTCGACTCGCGTACGCCTCTCGAGATCGTGCTCATCCTCGCGGCCGCCCTCGTCGGGGCGGCCTTCGTCGTCTTCCTCTCCTTCAGGCTGCCGGCGCGAACGCTGCTCGGCGTCGCCTTCGTGCTCGGCGTCCTGCAGTTCTTCGGGCCCTTCGGGTTCACCTCCCTCGGCCTCCTCGCGATCGCCGCACTGCTGCCCGGCGCGGCGTGGAGGTTCGGTCGGGACGGCGCCAACCTCTGGCTCTGGCTGCTCATCGTGCTCGCCGTGTGGCAGACCGTCTCGGTGCTGTGGGCCGACAAGCTCGGCTCGGCCGCGTACGGGGTGCTGCTCACGGAGGCGCTCGTCGCCGTCTTCCTCATCGCGCGCGAGACCATCCGAGAGTCCCCGCAGGGGCTGGTCAGCGCGCTCAGGATCGCTTCGCCGTTCGTGCTGCTGCAGGCGCTGCTCGTGTCCCTCTTCCGGTTCTTCCCCGATCTCGAGTACGCGTATCTCACCTCGCCGATCGCGCGGATCCTCACCGAGCCGGGCGTCGAGCTCATTGCAGACGGCAGCACCGAGAACGTCAACGACGTGTTCAAGGCCGGGGGGCTGTTCCTGAACGCCAACACGGCGTCGCTCTTCCTCGCCGTCGTCGCGTGCCTCTATGCCTGGGCCGCGCTCCAGCGCCCGGGACGGCGGACCTTCTGGCTCTTCCTCGCCGTCGTGGCGGTCTCCCTCGACGCGACGCTCGGCACGGGGTCGAAGACCCCGATCGTGGCGATGGTGGCGTTGCCGCTCCTGGCGGTGTTCGCCCTCGTCGCGGTGCGCAGGCCGCTCGTCGCGCTCGTCGTGGGCGTCGCCGGAGCCGCGGCCGCCGTCGGCGGGATCGCCCTCATCGCGGCCGTGCGCCCGCGTCTGCTGGACGAGACCATCCGGACCCTCGACGAACGCCGCCGGCTGTGGGACGTCGTCCTCGCGCAGGTGCCGGAGCACTGGTTCACGGGGCTCGGCTTCGGCAACTGGCGTCTCACGATCGCCGAGGAATGGCGGATGACGTTCCCCGGACGCGGGCTCCAGCTGTTCCCGCCGCACAACCTCTTCTCGCAGGCGTGGGCGGACGCGGGTCTCGTCGCGCTGCTCCTCACCGTCGCGCTCTCGCTCGGCCCCATCGTCGCGGTGCTCCGCCGCATCTGGCGCCACCGCGACGACAGGCTCCTCTCGCGCGGATCGCTCGAGCTCCTCGTCGTCTTCGTGGGCGTCTCGTGGGTGCTGACGCACGGGATGCTCGACACGACGACGTTCCTCGGCGACAACCATCTCGTGCCGTTCTTCGGGGCCATCGTGGCGGTGGCGTTCTCGGAACGACTCGGCAGGCGGCAGGATGAGAGGGTCGATTCCCCGCCCGCCGTCGTCAGTCAGGCCGCATGA
- the zwf gene encoding glucose-6-phosphate dehydrogenase, giving the protein MIFDASLPENPLRPPNDSRLHRIAGPSALVIFGATGDLARKKLMPAVYDLANRGLLSPGFALVGMSRRDWAGDVPFSEVVREAVQAHARTEFREETWEQLQRGIRFVEGDFDDPEAYVRLRETVEALDDERGTMGNHAFYLSIPPRAFPVVATQLTESGLVSSQSDGDRWSRVVIEKPFGNDLASARELNGSLEEAFPADSIFRIDHYLGKETVQNILALRFANELYEPIWNRDHIDHVQITMAEDIGVAGRAGYYDGVGAARDVIQNHLLQLLALTAMEEPISMSAEHLRAEKEKTLAAVSLPDDLATATARGQYGGGWQGGEQVTAFLDEDGMDPSSATETYAAVKLNIGTRRWAGVPFYLRTGKRLGRRVTEIAVVFRHGPEHLFARSQSSRRGQNALVIRIQPDEGVTLRFGSKVPGNGTRVRDVTMDFGYGHAFTEASPEAYERLILDVLLGDPPLFPRHEEVELSWRILDPIEQYWAAAGAPLEQYEPGSWGPPSADALLARDGRVWRRP; this is encoded by the coding sequence ATGATCTTCGATGCCTCTCTCCCCGAGAACCCGCTGCGACCACCGAACGACAGCCGCCTCCACCGGATCGCCGGCCCCAGCGCGCTGGTGATCTTCGGCGCGACGGGCGACCTCGCGCGGAAGAAGCTGATGCCCGCGGTGTACGACCTGGCCAATCGCGGGCTGCTGTCGCCCGGCTTCGCCCTGGTCGGGATGTCGAGGCGGGACTGGGCCGGCGACGTCCCGTTCAGCGAGGTCGTGCGCGAGGCGGTGCAGGCGCATGCCCGCACGGAGTTCCGGGAGGAGACCTGGGAGCAGCTTCAGCGGGGCATCCGGTTCGTGGAAGGCGACTTCGACGACCCCGAGGCGTATGTGCGGCTGCGCGAGACGGTCGAGGCCTTGGACGACGAACGCGGCACGATGGGGAACCACGCCTTCTACCTCTCCATCCCTCCCCGCGCATTCCCGGTGGTGGCGACGCAGCTGACCGAGTCGGGGCTGGTGTCCTCGCAGAGCGACGGCGACCGGTGGAGCCGTGTCGTGATCGAGAAGCCGTTCGGAAACGACCTGGCGTCGGCACGAGAGCTCAACGGCTCCCTCGAGGAGGCCTTCCCCGCGGATTCGATCTTCCGCATCGATCACTACCTCGGCAAGGAGACGGTGCAGAACATCCTCGCGCTGCGCTTCGCGAACGAGCTGTACGAGCCGATCTGGAACCGCGATCACATCGACCACGTGCAGATCACGATGGCGGAGGACATCGGCGTGGCCGGGCGAGCCGGCTATTACGACGGCGTCGGCGCCGCCCGTGACGTCATCCAGAACCATCTGCTGCAGCTCCTGGCGTTGACCGCCATGGAGGAGCCCATCAGCATGTCCGCCGAGCACCTCCGCGCGGAGAAGGAGAAGACCCTCGCCGCGGTGTCCTTGCCCGACGACCTCGCCACTGCGACCGCACGCGGACAGTACGGCGGCGGATGGCAGGGCGGGGAGCAGGTCACGGCGTTCCTGGACGAGGACGGGATGGACCCGTCGTCCGCCACCGAGACGTACGCGGCCGTCAAGCTGAACATCGGCACACGGCGCTGGGCGGGGGTGCCGTTCTATCTGCGCACCGGGAAACGGCTCGGACGCCGCGTCACCGAGATCGCGGTGGTGTTCAGGCACGGTCCAGAGCACCTCTTCGCGCGCTCGCAGTCCTCTCGGCGGGGACAGAACGCGCTGGTCATCCGAATCCAGCCGGACGAGGGCGTGACTCTCCGGTTCGGCTCCAAGGTGCCGGGCAACGGCACCCGGGTGCGCGACGTGACCATGGACTTCGGCTACGGACACGCCTTCACCGAGGCCAGTCCAGAGGCCTACGAGCGCCTCATCCTCGACGTCCTTCTCGGAGACCCGCCGCTGTTCCCGCGCCACGAGGAAGTGGAGCTGTCGTGGCGGATCCTCGACCCGATCGAACAGTACTGGGCCGCCGCGGGCGCTCCCCTCGAACAGTACGAACCCGGTTCGTGGGGACCGCCATCCGCTGACGCCCTTCTCGCCCGCGACGGCCGTGTCTGGAGACGCCCATGA
- a CDS encoding glycosyltransferase — translation MDQVAVDTRWDGVAGIQRYSREVLPRLRTPWTSLGLDGDHLAPLDALRALPTRGLVYSPGYNAFVRARRQLLTLHDLIQLQAPWPGRAKYLAYYALAVRPVVRRTGVVLTVSQTSKAIVEEWLGDDAVRVVNAGIGCSDAFRADAEPASSADPYLLYVGNLRAHKNVPVVLDALALVPDARLRMLLPARERDEARGMAAARGLGDRVELLAGLDDDALARQYRGASATLMPSMLEGFGLPALESIMTGTPVLYWRGCAAVAETADGRGTAVADARDADAWAEAIRSALSRPRRVEPPAAGYDWDATARSIDETIASLA, via the coding sequence ATGGATCAGGTCGCGGTCGACACACGATGGGACGGCGTGGCCGGCATCCAGCGCTACTCGCGCGAGGTGCTGCCGCGGCTGCGCACGCCGTGGACGTCCCTCGGCCTCGACGGCGACCATCTCGCGCCCCTCGACGCGCTGCGCGCCCTGCCGACGAGGGGCCTCGTCTACAGCCCCGGGTACAACGCGTTCGTCCGCGCGCGACGGCAGCTGCTGACGCTGCACGATCTCATCCAGCTGCAGGCGCCGTGGCCGGGGCGCGCGAAATACCTCGCGTACTACGCGCTCGCCGTGCGGCCGGTCGTGCGACGCACGGGCGTGGTCCTCACGGTGTCGCAGACGTCGAAGGCGATCGTCGAGGAGTGGCTCGGAGACGACGCCGTGCGCGTCGTGAACGCCGGAATCGGATGCTCGGACGCCTTCCGCGCGGATGCGGAGCCGGCGTCGTCGGCGGATCCGTACCTCCTGTACGTCGGCAACCTGCGCGCGCACAAGAACGTCCCCGTCGTGCTCGACGCGCTCGCCCTCGTGCCGGATGCGCGCCTGCGGATGCTCCTGCCCGCCCGCGAGCGCGACGAGGCGCGGGGGATGGCCGCGGCGCGCGGTCTCGGCGACCGCGTCGAGCTGCTCGCCGGGCTCGACGACGACGCGCTCGCACGCCAGTACCGCGGAGCGAGCGCGACGCTCATGCCCTCGATGCTCGAGGGCTTCGGGCTGCCGGCGCTCGAGAGCATCATGACCGGGACGCCCGTGCTGTATTGGCGCGGCTGCGCGGCCGTGGCCGAGACGGCGGACGGCCGCGGCACGGCGGTCGCCGACGCGCGGGACGCGGATGCGTGGGCGGAGGCCATCCGGTCGGCCCTGTCGCGGCCGCGGCGCGTCGAGCCGCCGGCCGCCGGGTACGACTGGGACGCGACGGCACGGTCGATCGACGAGACGATCGCGTCGCTCGCCTGA